A genomic region of Nitrosomonas ureae contains the following coding sequences:
- the ppsA gene encoding phosphoenolpyruvate synthase yields MTQYIAWFDQLTMKDVNRVGGKNASLGEMISHLAQAGVSVPAGFATTTQAYREFLIANRLVDRINHLLNGLDVDDIHALTAAGRTIRSWVLDAVLPVAISQAIAQAYEVLVAHDGKCDEVSFAVRSSATAEDLADASFAGQQETLLNVRGLDQIMAAVKIVFASLYNDRAIAYRVHQNFPHDKVYLSAGIQKMVRSDLGASGVMFTLDTESGFRDVVFITSAYGLGETIVQGTVNPDEFYIYKHGLTAGKPAILSRRLGTKAIEMIYGENTDGTDAANSFTLTRDVEHERRTRFSLSDTQVEALARQAMIIEQHYGRPMDIEWALDGLDEQLYIVQARPETVESRSTAVLDRYKLNGRGVVLTEGRSIGSKIAQGAARLTMGVDQMHKIRPGDVLVTDMTDPDWEPIMKRASAIVTNRGGRTCHAAIVAREMGIPAVVGCGDATGSIKDGMDVTVSCAEGDTGFVYEGILPFEHTTSDTGQLPDLPVKMMLNVGNPSHAFSFSRMPNQGVGLARLEFIINNMIGIHPKALLEFDRLPDALKQTIGTRIAGYQNPVDFYVGKLIEGIATLAAAFYPHAVIVRTSDFKSNEYANLIAGNRYEPQEENPMIGFRGASRYVSAAFRDCFELECQALRKVRDEMGLTNVEIMIPFCRTLEEAEQIVSLFASQGLVRGENGLRLIMMCEIPSNAILAEEFLQYFDGFSIGSNDMTQLTLGIDRDSSLVAHVFDERNPAVKKLLKMAIDACHKQGKYIGICGQGPSDYPDFAAWLYEQGISSLSLNPDSVLQTWLDLAKLSQR; encoded by the coding sequence ATGACTCAATATATTGCCTGGTTTGATCAACTGACGATGAAAGATGTAAACCGGGTTGGCGGTAAGAATGCTTCGCTGGGCGAAATGATCAGTCATCTTGCGCAAGCGGGGGTTAGTGTGCCTGCAGGGTTTGCTACTACGACGCAAGCGTACCGTGAGTTTCTGATTGCCAATAGATTGGTCGATCGCATCAATCATTTACTGAATGGATTGGATGTCGATGATATCCATGCGCTGACTGCCGCTGGCCGAACGATTCGCAGCTGGGTATTGGATGCTGTGCTGCCAGTCGCTATTTCACAAGCGATAGCACAAGCCTACGAAGTACTGGTTGCCCATGACGGGAAGTGCGATGAGGTTTCTTTTGCCGTGCGTTCTTCAGCGACTGCTGAGGACTTGGCCGATGCCTCATTTGCCGGTCAGCAGGAAACATTGCTGAATGTTCGCGGGCTGGATCAAATCATGGCAGCGGTCAAAATCGTATTTGCTTCACTGTATAACGACCGGGCGATTGCATACCGCGTGCATCAGAATTTTCCTCACGACAAAGTGTATTTGTCTGCCGGAATTCAGAAAATGGTACGCAGCGACCTGGGCGCGAGCGGGGTGATGTTTACCCTGGATACCGAATCCGGTTTCCGGGACGTGGTTTTCATTACATCGGCGTATGGGCTGGGTGAAACCATTGTGCAGGGCACTGTCAATCCGGATGAATTCTATATCTACAAACACGGACTTACGGCTGGTAAGCCTGCCATTCTATCGCGACGTTTAGGTACCAAAGCCATCGAGATGATTTATGGCGAGAACACAGATGGCACCGATGCGGCGAATTCGTTTACGCTGACACGCGATGTTGAGCATGAGCGGCGCACACGTTTTTCTCTATCGGATACTCAGGTGGAGGCATTGGCACGCCAAGCCATGATCATCGAGCAGCATTATGGCCGCCCTATGGATATTGAATGGGCATTAGACGGACTGGATGAGCAGTTGTATATTGTGCAGGCGCGCCCGGAAACTGTGGAAAGCCGATCCACAGCGGTTCTGGATCGATATAAACTTAATGGCAGGGGTGTGGTGTTGACCGAAGGCCGTTCGATTGGCAGCAAGATTGCTCAGGGAGCAGCGCGTTTGACCATGGGAGTGGATCAGATGCATAAAATTCGCCCAGGTGATGTGCTGGTGACGGATATGACCGATCCCGATTGGGAACCGATTATGAAGCGCGCATCAGCCATTGTGACCAACCGTGGCGGGCGCACCTGCCATGCGGCGATTGTAGCCAGGGAGATGGGTATTCCGGCGGTGGTTGGTTGCGGCGATGCAACCGGGTCGATCAAAGACGGAATGGACGTGACAGTGTCCTGTGCGGAAGGTGATACCGGGTTTGTCTATGAGGGAATACTGCCATTCGAGCATACCACGTCCGATACCGGCCAGTTGCCGGATTTGCCAGTCAAAATGATGCTGAATGTAGGGAATCCTTCACACGCTTTTTCTTTCTCACGTATGCCGAATCAAGGGGTCGGATTGGCCCGGCTGGAATTTATTATCAATAACATGATCGGTATTCACCCCAAGGCATTGTTGGAATTCGACCGGCTGCCAGATGCGCTGAAACAGACTATCGGCACCCGTATCGCAGGTTACCAAAATCCCGTTGATTTTTATGTTGGGAAATTGATCGAGGGCATTGCTACGCTGGCGGCGGCATTTTATCCGCATGCGGTGATTGTGCGCACGTCCGATTTTAAATCAAATGAGTATGCGAATCTGATCGCGGGAAATCGTTATGAGCCTCAAGAAGAAAACCCGATGATCGGTTTTCGCGGTGCTTCGCGCTATGTGTCGGCTGCCTTTCGTGATTGTTTTGAACTCGAATGCCAAGCATTACGCAAAGTACGCGATGAGATGGGATTGACCAATGTTGAAATCATGATTCCGTTTTGCCGCACCTTGGAAGAAGCTGAGCAAATAGTTTCTTTATTTGCTTCGCAAGGATTGGTGCGCGGGGAGAATGGCTTACGATTGATCATGATGTGCGAAATCCCATCAAATGCAATATTGGCGGAAGAATTTTTGCAGTATTTTGATGGTTTTTCCATCGGCTCCAACGACATGACGCAATTGACGCTGGGAATTGATCGCGACTCAAGTCTGGTTGCTCATGTGTTTGACGAACGCAACCCGGCGGTCAAGAAACTGCTGAAAATGGCTATCGATGCTTGTCATAAACAAGGAAAGTATATCGGCATTTGCGGGCAAGGTCCTTCGGATTACCCGGATTTTGCCGCATGGCTGTATGAACAGGGCATCAGCAGCTTATCGCTAAACCCCGATTCGGTTC